The following coding sequences are from one Chloroflexota bacterium window:
- a CDS encoding site-specific DNA-methyltransferase: MLPMMPDDFVDLTLFSPPYDGIRDYKNNWTFDYQRLGKELYRVTKDGGVCVVVVGDGTKDFAKSMTTFRLAVNWVDDAGWRLFETCIYRRDGNPGAWWTQRFRVDHEYILMFFKGKRPATFEKEHLMIPSKHAGKIYSGTDRLTNGGFKKIEPKAVNPLKCRGTVWQYATSNTEGNRLKLQHPATFPDKLAEDLILCFSKPEQIVLDPMCGSGTTCAMALRNNRRYIGFDISEEYCHIANQRITLETREKASRLF, translated from the coding sequence ATGTTGCCGATGATGCCTGATGATTTCGTGGACCTAACACTTTTTTCACCGCCGTACGATGGCATTCGTGACTATAAAAACAACTGGACGTTCGATTATCAACGGCTCGGCAAAGAGTTGTATCGAGTAACCAAAGATGGTGGAGTATGCGTTGTGGTTGTTGGCGATGGGACGAAAGATTTTGCCAAGTCAATGACCACGTTTCGTCTCGCGGTGAATTGGGTTGACGATGCCGGCTGGAGGTTGTTCGAGACGTGCATCTACAGACGCGATGGCAACCCGGGTGCGTGGTGGACGCAACGCTTCCGTGTGGATCACGAATACATCCTGATGTTTTTCAAAGGCAAACGCCCGGCGACCTTTGAAAAAGAACATCTGATGATTCCCAGCAAACACGCCGGCAAGATCTATTCGGGTACGGATCGGTTGACAAACGGTGGTTTTAAGAAAATTGAACCCAAAGCAGTTAACCCGTTGAAATGTCGCGGTACGGTTTGGCAATACGCGACAAGCAATACTGAAGGCAACAGACTCAAACTCCAACATCCCGCGACGTTTCCCGACAAACTGGCTGAGGATTTGATCCTCTGTTTTTCCAAGCCAGAGCAAATCGTGCTCGATCCGATGTGTGGAAGCGGCACAACGTGTGCGATGGCGTTGCGGAACAATCGCCGGTACATTGGATTTGACATATCGGAAGAGTACTGTCACATTGCGAATCAGCGCATCACACTTGAGACGCGCGAAAAAGCTAGCCGCTTGTTTTGA
- a CDS encoding SPASM domain-containing protein, with amino-acid sequence MSTTQTYWGHVDEQGRVVLPPEFAAQYGLTPGARFRVDPQTNSLRMHRPITHLNRVYVEPTSRCNIVCRTCMRNTWEEEMGTMTRATFERVLDGLREIGTRPTVMFAGIGEPLGHFYIAEMVRRVKEIGCRVEITTNGTMLNEKMSRALIDAGLDALWVSLDGASPESYEDVRLGAELPNVIHNLARFREMRKGFYHPKPEIGVAFVAMKNNIADLPRVLELGRSLGATLFSVSNVLPYTQEMRQEVLYERTLKDVAYISSEWIPKLSLPKMDINDDTRDAFFAALKSGMSVTYAGNSFSGANDACVFIENGATTIGWDGGVSPCPPLLHNHTVFTRNRERNLRRHILGNINERSLADLWNDEQYLAYRERVHRFAFPPCSFCGGCDLLDSNQEDCLGTPAPVCGGCLWAQGVIQCP; translated from the coding sequence ATGAGTACGACACAAACATATTGGGGACACGTGGACGAACAGGGGCGGGTGGTGCTGCCGCCGGAATTCGCGGCGCAGTACGGCTTGACGCCCGGCGCGCGCTTTCGCGTGGACCCGCAAACAAATTCGCTGCGCATGCACCGTCCGATCACGCATCTCAACCGGGTGTACGTCGAGCCAACGAGCCGGTGCAATATCGTCTGCCGCACGTGCATGCGGAACACCTGGGAAGAAGAGATGGGGACCATGACGCGTGCGACCTTCGAGCGCGTGCTCGACGGACTGCGCGAAATCGGCACCCGCCCGACGGTGATGTTTGCCGGCATCGGCGAGCCGCTCGGACATTTTTACATCGCCGAGATGGTGCGCCGCGTCAAAGAGATTGGTTGTCGCGTCGAAATCACGACGAACGGCACGATGCTCAACGAAAAAATGTCACGCGCGTTGATTGACGCCGGACTAGATGCATTGTGGGTTTCGCTCGACGGCGCGTCGCCGGAGAGTTACGAGGATGTGCGGCTGGGTGCGGAACTGCCGAACGTCATTCACAATCTGGCGCGCTTTCGAGAAATGCGGAAAGGATTCTATCACCCCAAGCCGGAAATCGGCGTCGCGTTTGTCGCGATGAAAAACAACATCGCCGATTTGCCGCGCGTCCTTGAACTGGGTCGCTCGCTCGGCGCGACGCTTTTTTCGGTGAGCAACGTGTTGCCATATACCCAAGAGATGCGCCAAGAAGTGTTGTACGAGCGCACGCTCAAGGATGTCGCGTACATTTCATCCGAGTGGATTCCAAAACTGAGTCTGCCCAAGATGGACATTAACGACGATACGCGCGATGCGTTCTTTGCCGCGCTCAAGAGCGGGATGAGCGTGACGTACGCCGGCAACAGTTTTAGCGGCGCGAACGATGCGTGTGTGTTCATCGAGAACGGCGCGACGACGATTGGTTGGGACGGCGGCGTGAGTCCGTGTCCGCCGCTGTTGCACAATCACACCGTGTTCACACGCAACCGCGAACGCAACTTGCGGCGGCACATTCTCGGCAACATCAATGAACGTTCGCTTGCTGATTTGTGGAACGACGAACAGTACTTGGCGTACCGTGAACGCGTGCACCGTTTCGCGTTTCCGCCGTGCAGTTTCTGCGGCGGGTGCGACCTGCTCGATTCGAACCAGGAAGATTGTCTGGGCACACCCGCGCCGGTGTGTGGGGGTTGTCTCTGGGCGCAAGGTGTGATTCAGTGTCCGTAG
- a CDS encoding ABC transporter ATP-binding protein: MTTWLAYLRQGLARTSPADRLAGRGGYAGAKANLKNLQPFVARHWRQGALGALLILFNALLAFPDPLIYRFLIDDVILGRQLNLLVIALGLLAVIKVFAMASGTLQQFFFTRFEQQVLLDIQRDLLDRTLRFPKSFFDDKEVGYLMSRLLSDVQGLRWFFSSTLVYIVTNVLRFIGGVAFLFYLEWKLALVTLIVLPALVFAVRYFSAKLRVLSHASMERQANVTRTMQESLSATALIKAFASEKRTVAQVMEQLNAARQIAMEQMTVGTLANLAIGILPDAARAVVLIAGAVWVIQGEWTLGSLLAFQAYLGYVYGPALFLASANLQLQNALAALERVSTLFDIVPEENLGVGKRVARLRGEIEFRNVSFAYNGSEPVIEEVSFCAQPGERIAIVGPSGVGKTTLLSLLLRFYKPTRGEICFDGIPASEYALGSLRERIGYVAQSTVLLAGTMMENLRYGNPEASEHQVMRAAQIAGIHAFIADLPHGYQSQVGERGVNLSEGQKQRLAIARALIKDPDILILDEPTAALDGLIERSIFDALPEFVRGKTLFVVAHRLATIQNADRILLLNEKRLVASGTHRELSAHSEFYRALVATQQFTNPAIAPVS, translated from the coding sequence GTGACCACCTGGCTTGCCTATCTCAGACAAGGACTCGCGCGCACGTCGCCGGCGGACCGGCTCGCCGGGCGCGGGGGTTACGCCGGTGCAAAAGCGAATCTCAAGAATCTACAACCGTTCGTCGCGCGGCACTGGCGGCAAGGCGCGCTCGGCGCGCTCCTCATCCTTTTCAATGCGCTTCTCGCGTTTCCCGATCCGCTCATCTATCGTTTTCTGATTGACGATGTGATCCTGGGTCGGCAATTGAACTTGCTCGTCATCGCGCTCGGTCTGCTCGCCGTCATCAAGGTATTCGCGATGGCGTCCGGCACGTTACAGCAATTCTTCTTTACGCGCTTTGAACAGCAAGTGCTCCTCGACATTCAGCGCGATCTGCTCGACCGCACGCTGCGTTTCCCCAAATCGTTCTTTGACGACAAAGAGGTCGGCTATTTGATGTCGCGCTTGCTCTCGGACGTGCAGGGCTTGCGCTGGTTCTTTTCTAGCACGCTCGTCTATATCGTGACGAACGTTCTGCGTTTCATCGGCGGCGTCGCGTTCCTGTTTTATCTCGAATGGAAACTCGCGCTCGTCACCTTGATCGTACTCCCCGCGCTCGTATTTGCCGTGCGCTATTTCTCCGCCAAGCTGCGCGTCCTGAGTCACGCCAGCATGGAGCGGCAGGCGAACGTCACGCGCACAATGCAAGAATCGCTCTCCGCGACCGCGCTCATCAAAGCGTTCGCGTCCGAAAAGCGCACCGTCGCGCAGGTGATGGAGCAACTGAATGCCGCGCGGCAAATCGCGATGGAACAGATGACGGTCGGCACGCTCGCGAACCTCGCCATCGGTATTCTGCCGGACGCCGCGCGCGCGGTCGTGCTGATCGCCGGCGCGGTCTGGGTCATTCAGGGCGAATGGACGCTCGGCTCGCTCCTCGCGTTTCAAGCGTACCTGGGTTACGTGTACGGTCCCGCGCTTTTCCTCGCCTCCGCGAATCTGCAATTGCAAAACGCGCTCGCCGCGCTCGAACGCGTTTCGACCTTGTTCGACATCGTGCCGGAAGAAAACCTGGGTGTAGGCAAACGCGTCGCACGCTTGCGCGGCGAGATCGAATTCAGGAATGTGTCGTTCGCGTACAACGGCAGTGAGCCGGTCATCGAGGAAGTGTCGTTTTGCGCGCAACCCGGCGAACGCATCGCAATTGTCGGACCGAGCGGCGTCGGCAAGACAACGCTGTTGAGTTTGCTTCTGCGATTCTACAAACCGACGCGCGGCGAGATTTGCTTCGATGGCATCCCCGCTTCCGAGTACGCGCTTGGTTCTCTGCGCGAGCGCATCGGGTACGTCGCGCAGAGCACGGTGTTGCTTGCGGGCACGATGATGGAGAATTTGCGGTACGGCAATCCCGAAGCGAGCGAGCACCAAGTGATGCGCGCCGCGCAGATCGCCGGCATCCACGCGTTCATCGCCGATCTGCCGCACGGCTATCAATCCCAGGTCGGCGAGCGCGGCGTGAATTTATCGGAAGGACAGAAACAGCGGCTCGCCATCGCGCGCGCGCTGATCAAAGACCCGGACATTTTGATCTTGGACGAGCCGACCGCCGCGCTCGACGGCTTGATCGAGCGATCCATCTTCGACGCGTTGCCGGAATTCGTGCGCGGGAAAACCTTGTTCGTCGTCGCGCACCGGCTCGCGACGATTCAAAACGCCGATCGCATTTTGTTGTTGAATGAAAAACGTTTGGTCGCGTCCGGCACGCATCGCGAATTGAGCGCGCACAGCGAGTTCTATCGCGCGCTCGTCGCGACCCAGCAATTCACCAACCCGGCAATCGCGCCGGTCTCGTAA
- a CDS encoding O-antigen ligase family protein, whose translation MIVLTNRISRSARFLQRRRWLILMLVAPFLFFPSPDIALALVIVPGLWIIFWLAGEQPFARTPLNPALLVLCLMMLVSLGVTYDVGVSLPKIAGLILGIGVFDGFASYAKSPRGWWLCFLVFLLAGLGVAVIGLLGTQWAIKFDALVPFTYRFEPRIVGLPGAEKGISPNEVAGALLWVIPSWFAFWLIGLTQLKHQTPVPRRWLAPINLLIGEALLFVVLVFLLCQSRSAYLALAVATVLLVLWLVRHRSRLFAGILIAIGILLVTFAWRYETDPLLREALGSFSIGGASVSLDTFNGRAVVWSRARMGIEKYPLTGMGMNTFRYLVNTLEPDDPIYVGRDIAHAHNEYFQAALDLGIPGLLALVGIYAIAFWMLRQVWRQATWKSAGAPDSTWLTPRVTQVLVLGLGLGLFAHLLYGLTEAVALGAKPGILFWMLLGLVAGLYQQEEIGSRVLANKNHPRPELPG comes from the coding sequence ATGATCGTTCTGACCAACCGCATCTCGCGCAGCGCCAGGTTTCTGCAACGCCGGCGATGGCTCATCTTGATGCTGGTCGCGCCCTTTTTATTTTTCCCCTCCCCTGATATCGCGCTCGCGCTTGTCATCGTGCCGGGGCTGTGGATTATTTTTTGGTTGGCGGGCGAGCAACCGTTTGCGCGCACACCGCTGAATCCGGCGCTGCTTGTGCTTTGCCTGATGATGCTGGTCAGTCTCGGCGTGACGTACGATGTAGGTGTGAGTCTGCCGAAAATTGCCGGCTTGATCCTGGGTATCGGCGTGTTCGATGGTTTTGCCAGTTATGCAAAGAGTCCGCGCGGTTGGTGGCTGTGCTTCCTGGTGTTCTTGCTCGCGGGACTGGGTGTCGCGGTGATCGGTTTGCTGGGCACGCAGTGGGCGATCAAGTTCGATGCGCTCGTGCCTTTCACTTATCGCTTTGAGCCGCGCATCGTCGGTCTGCCCGGCGCGGAAAAGGGCATTAGCCCGAACGAAGTTGCCGGCGCGCTGTTGTGGGTGATCCCGTCCTGGTTCGCATTCTGGTTGATCGGGTTGACGCAACTGAAACACCAAACCCCTGTGCCGCGCCGATGGCTTGCGCCGATCAACTTGCTGATCGGTGAAGCCCTGTTGTTTGTCGTTTTAGTTTTCCTGTTGTGCCAATCGCGGAGTGCGTATCTAGCCCTTGCCGTCGCGACCGTCTTGTTGGTTCTGTGGTTGGTTCGGCATCGTTCGCGATTGTTCGCGGGCATTTTGATCGCCATCGGAATCCTGCTCGTGACCTTCGCGTGGCGCTACGAAACCGACCCGTTGTTGCGCGAGGCGCTTGGCTCGTTCAGCATCGGCGGCGCATCGGTCTCGCTCGATACGTTCAACGGTCGCGCGGTCGTGTGGTCGCGCGCACGGATGGGCATCGAGAAATATCCGCTCACGGGCATGGGGATGAATACGTTTCGTTACCTCGTGAATACGCTTGAGCCGGACGATCCAATTTACGTCGGGCGCGATATCGCGCACGCGCACAACGAGTATTTCCAAGCCGCGCTCGACCTGGGAATTCCTGGGTTGCTCGCACTGGTCGGAATCTACGCAATCGCGTTTTGGATGTTGCGCCAAGTGTGGCGTCAAGCGACGTGGAAATCTGCCGGCGCGCCAGACTCCACTTGGTTGACGCCGCGCGTCACCCAGGTGCTCGTCCTGGGATTGGGACTTGGCTTGTTCGCGCACCTGCTGTACGGATTGACCGAGGCAGTCGCGTTGGGCGCTAAACCGGGCATCTTGTTTTGGATGCTCCTCGGGTTGGTGGCGGGGTTGTATCAGCAAGAAGAAATCGGCTCGCGGGTTTTGGCGAATAAAAACCATCCGCGTCCTGAATTACCAGGTTAA
- a CDS encoding signal peptidase I, with amino-acid sequence MRDGTLTCYYRGDSMRGTFRLGDRLLIAPMSLGEIRLGDVVVFRATNQRDAADEIVHRVVAITSAGLVTQGDNNPCCDAFPVTADNLIGRVTRAERDGKTRSVRGGRIALARVWLARARRHVRRDAWQLITWSGYRVYRWLRDTRIVARLWHPAITQLTLTTEQGRVVKYVLHGRTIARWWQHTNRFECDKPYDLILSRPDPSGRRV; translated from the coding sequence ATGCGCGATGGAACACTCACCTGCTATTATCGCGGCGACAGCATGCGCGGCACATTTCGCCTCGGTGACCGCTTGCTCATCGCGCCAATGTCGCTTGGCGAGATTCGTCTTGGCGATGTTGTCGTCTTTCGCGCGACAAACCAGCGCGACGCGGCGGACGAAATCGTGCATCGCGTTGTCGCCATCACGTCTGCGGGCTTGGTAACACAAGGCGACAACAATCCTTGTTGCGACGCGTTCCCGGTAACCGCCGACAACTTGATCGGGCGTGTGACGCGCGCCGAACGCGATGGCAAGACGCGTTCGGTGCGCGGTGGGCGAATCGCGCTCGCGCGGGTCTGGCTCGCGCGTGCCAGGCGTCACGTTCGGCGAGACGCGTGGCAACTGATCACGTGGTCTGGGTATCGCGTCTATCGCTGGTTGCGCGATACGCGCATCGTTGCGCGCCTCTGGCACCCCGCGATCACGCAACTCACACTGACGACCGAGCAAGGACGCGTGGTCAAGTACGTGCTGCATGGGCGCACCATCGCCCGTTGGTGGCAACATACCAATCGCTTTGAGTGTGACAAACCGTACGATCTCATCCTCTCTCGACCCGATCCATCCGGTCGCAGAGTGTAG
- a CDS encoding radical SAM protein has translation MTTTCDPITPAQTIAPIQLDLPEGVPPLTSLYVYAAGSCNLACRHCWIVPKFQPDGDGGPYVKLEYVEKAIREGKPLGLRSIKLTGGEPMLHPQFRELVSLINDAGLDIVIETNGTLVDDTLAKFLKEKSRVCFISVSLDGVKPETHDALRSVPGSYDRAVAGIKNLVAVGFRPQVICTLHRGNVSEMAEVVSLAEKLGCGSVKFNHVQQTGRGERFCDDQGLDVVEIIQLYRRIEDEIAPQSRVPIHFDIPFAFFPIRKLLNDALGRCTVKNILGMLATGELALCGIGTTIPELIYGHAETNDLYEVWCTSPGLVRLREQIPLRLEGICAQCLHRDICQGECVANNFHVAGKLNAPYYFCDRANDLGLFPPPRNKQPVVAVCG, from the coding sequence GTGACCACAACTTGCGATCCAATAACCCCCGCGCAAACCATCGCGCCGATACAACTCGATTTGCCCGAAGGCGTCCCGCCGCTCACCTCATTGTACGTGTATGCCGCCGGTTCGTGCAACCTGGCTTGCCGGCATTGTTGGATCGTGCCCAAGTTTCAACCGGACGGCGACGGCGGTCCATACGTCAAACTGGAATACGTCGAGAAAGCGATCCGCGAGGGCAAACCGCTGGGCTTGCGCTCGATCAAATTAACCGGCGGCGAACCGATGTTGCACCCGCAATTCCGTGAACTTGTTTCTTTGATTAACGATGCCGGATTGGATATCGTCATCGAGACGAACGGAACGTTGGTGGATGATACGCTTGCGAAATTCCTGAAAGAAAAATCCCGCGTCTGTTTTATCTCTGTCAGTCTGGACGGCGTCAAGCCGGAAACGCACGATGCGTTGCGGAGTGTGCCAGGAAGTTACGACCGTGCGGTTGCCGGGATCAAGAACCTGGTCGCAGTGGGATTTCGCCCGCAAGTGATTTGTACGCTGCACAGGGGCAACGTCTCTGAGATGGCGGAGGTTGTGTCGCTCGCGGAAAAACTGGGGTGTGGCTCGGTCAAATTCAACCATGTTCAGCAGACTGGTCGCGGCGAAAGATTCTGCGATGACCAGGGTTTGGATGTTGTGGAGATTATCCAACTGTATCGCCGCATCGAAGATGAGATCGCGCCGCAAAGCCGAGTGCCGATTCATTTTGATATTCCCTTTGCATTCTTCCCGATTCGTAAACTGCTCAACGATGCGCTTGGCAGATGCACGGTCAAGAATATCCTCGGAATGTTGGCGACTGGCGAACTAGCGTTGTGTGGAATTGGCACGACAATCCCGGAATTGATTTATGGTCATGCCGAGACGAATGACTTGTATGAGGTGTGGTGTACTAGCCCTGGGCTTGTGCGTCTGCGCGAGCAAATTCCGTTGCGGTTGGAAGGAATCTGCGCGCAATGTCTTCATCGCGATATATGTCAGGGCGAGTGTGTGGCGAATAATTTTCACGTTGCTGGAAAGTTGAATGCTCCGTACTATTTTTGTGATCGCGCGAATGACCTGGGATTATTCCCACCGCCCAGAAACAAACAGCCGGTTGTGGCTGTGTGTGGATAA
- a CDS encoding sigma-70 family RNA polymerase sigma factor, producing MNQEDVHIIQRCLAGDEKAWHTFVERYARLVYSIPIRSGLSTDDADDVFQNVFSIAFRHLAQLRQPGTVAAWLITITHRETLRALKQYHRQDTLDDDIEDSAAPPPDQLELWERQHIVREALRKTGSPCRELLTALFLESPKPSYDKLAIRLKMPIGSLGPTRARCFKKFEALVIAMGFDYIAR from the coding sequence ATGAACCAGGAAGATGTTCACATTATTCAACGCTGTTTGGCTGGAGATGAGAAAGCGTGGCACACGTTTGTCGAACGTTATGCGCGACTGGTGTATTCGATTCCGATCCGCAGCGGGCTTTCGACCGATGACGCCGACGATGTCTTCCAAAACGTGTTCAGCATTGCATTCCGTCATCTCGCGCAATTGCGTCAACCCGGCACGGTTGCGGCATGGCTCATCACCATCACGCACCGCGAGACCTTGCGCGCACTCAAACAATACCATCGTCAAGATACGCTTGACGATGACATTGAGGATTCTGCGGCTCCACCGCCGGATCAATTAGAACTGTGGGAGCGCCAGCACATCGTGCGTGAAGCGCTCCGCAAGACCGGATCCCCCTGCCGCGAACTTCTTACCGCCTTATTCCTCGAATCACCCAAACCTAGTTACGATAAACTTGCCATACGGCTCAAAATGCCGATTGGTAGTTTGGGTCCTACCCGCGCGCGCTGTTTTAAAAAATTCGAAGCTCTGGTGATAGCAATGGGGTTTGATTACATTGCGCGGTGA
- a CDS encoding diguanylate cyclase translates to MELFNRESKELHLPEGADPAALVYHHAPDPMFLFRVGSDGDYRCISANRAYLNRMGLSEAEVVGKRIEEVLPESEVSFTVAKYRQVSQARQPIRFESGARGASVAQTTLAPILDAAGHCVYLLGIDRDITEFKRAEIAERERRIFAETLRGITAMVNGTLDLDQVLEQILINVGRVVPHDAANILLLDADGSLRLARGRGYESFGGRGDMQGARIEQMPLLKRMIETQCPVAILDVCACDAWNADLPGTEWIRAYAGAPLRMNGRVIGFLNLDSATTARFTPVDAERLQSFADQITVAIENARLHAQVRELAIVDELTGLYNRRGLFQFGEYEVHRAVRNKRPLSVILLDIDRFKNVNDTYGHSAGDVVLRDLAECCREGIRGIDIVARYGGEEFVVLLPETDVSSAKKVAERLRCSIQETLFIVGSAERGDSVRITVSLGVVGMHPAVQKLAALIECADHAQYRAKNSGGNAVVAV, encoded by the coding sequence ATGGAACTGTTCAACCGCGAATCAAAAGAACTCCATCTGCCCGAGGGCGCGGATCCAGCCGCGTTGGTGTATCACCATGCGCCGGATCCAATGTTCCTCTTCCGAGTGGGTTCCGATGGAGATTATCGTTGCATTTCGGCAAACCGCGCGTATTTGAATCGGATGGGTTTGTCGGAAGCGGAGGTGGTCGGCAAACGCATTGAAGAAGTACTGCCCGAATCGGAGGTCTCCTTCACCGTGGCGAAATATCGGCAAGTGAGCCAAGCCCGCCAACCGATTCGGTTTGAGAGCGGCGCGCGCGGGGCGTCGGTCGCGCAAACGACGCTCGCGCCGATTCTCGATGCGGCGGGGCATTGCGTTTACTTGCTGGGCATTGATCGCGATATTACCGAATTCAAACGCGCCGAAATCGCCGAACGCGAACGCCGGATTTTCGCGGAAACGTTACGCGGCATTACCGCGATGGTCAATGGCACACTCGATCTGGATCAAGTGTTAGAGCAGATCTTGATCAACGTTGGGCGGGTTGTGCCACATGACGCCGCGAATATCTTGTTGTTGGATGCGGACGGTTCGCTGCGTCTCGCGCGTGGTCGCGGGTACGAATCCTTCGGCGGGCGGGGCGATATGCAAGGTGCGCGGATCGAGCAGATGCCGTTGTTGAAACGAATGATCGAAACCCAGTGTCCGGTCGCGATTCTGGATGTGTGCGCGTGCGACGCCTGGAACGCGGATTTGCCCGGGACGGAATGGATTCGCGCGTATGCCGGTGCGCCGCTGCGGATGAACGGACGCGTGATCGGCTTTCTCAATCTCGACAGCGCGACGACCGCGCGTTTCACGCCCGTGGACGCGGAACGCTTGCAATCCTTCGCGGACCAAATCACGGTCGCGATTGAGAATGCGCGTTTGCACGCGCAGGTGCGCGAATTGGCAATCGTGGACGAACTAACCGGCTTGTACAATCGGCGCGGCTTGTTCCAATTCGGCGAGTACGAAGTGCATCGGGCGGTGCGCAACAAACGTCCGTTGTCGGTGATCTTGTTGGACATTGATCGCTTTAAGAACGTGAACGATACGTATGGACATTCCGCCGGCGACGTGGTGCTGCGCGATCTCGCGGAGTGTTGCCGCGAGGGCATCCGGGGGATTGACATTGTGGCGCGCTATGGCGGCGAAGAGTTCGTCGTGCTTTTGCCGGAAACGGACGTGAGTTCCGCCAAAAAAGTTGCCGAACGTTTGCGTTGCTCGATTCAAGAGACGCTCTTCATTGTCGGTTCGGCGGAGCGGGGGGATAGTGTTCGCATCACGGTGAGTTTGGGTGTCGTTGGGATGCATCCGGCGGTCCAGAAATTGGCTGCCTTGATCGAATGCGCGGATCACGCGCAGTATCGCGCCAAGAATAGCGGCGGCAACGCCGTGGTGGCGGTCTGA
- a CDS encoding PqqD family protein yields MNLTSYPVPHSQVAAQIVDDEAVIVLADAGEVTVLNPVGTRVWELIDGAHTVQQMVNVIADEFEVTPEQAREDVEEFLETLAQNKMVVFDDTPRHPS; encoded by the coding sequence ATGAACTTGACTAGTTATCCCGTGCCGCATTCCCAGGTTGCCGCGCAGATCGTGGATGATGAGGCGGTGATCGTTTTGGCGGATGCCGGTGAAGTGACCGTGTTGAACCCGGTGGGTACGCGCGTATGGGAATTGATAGACGGCGCGCACACGGTTCAGCAGATGGTGAACGTGATTGCGGATGAATTTGAAGTGACGCCCGAACAAGCGCGAGAAGATGTGGAAGAGTTTTTGGAAACGTTAGCGCAAAACAAGATGGTAGTGTTTGATGACACACCACGTCACCCAAGTTGA
- a CDS encoding MoaD/ThiS family protein: MTHVSVKFTGLIWERVRVYHTSFAFEGESLGELLNALFAQYAVRDIVLDTHDQFVFRSGVLINGRAAKLLGGLRAPIREGDEVILMRPSIGAA, encoded by the coding sequence ATGACACACGTAAGCGTCAAGTTCACCGGGTTGATTTGGGAACGCGTGCGCGTCTATCACACGTCGTTCGCGTTCGAGGGCGAATCGCTGGGCGAACTTTTGAACGCGCTCTTTGCGCAGTATGCTGTGCGTGACATCGTGCTGGACACGCACGATCAATTCGTGTTTCGCTCCGGCGTCCTGATCAACGGGCGCGCCGCGAAATTGCTCGGCGGCTTGCGCGCGCCGATTCGCGAGGGCGACGAAGTGATTCTGATGCGACCCAGCATCGGCGCCGCGTGA
- a CDS encoding radical SAM protein — translation MAKQHRLVAVHWELTYRCNETCAHCYLEASPPLGAIPGELTTVQAKQVVDQIAGIGALQMTFSGGEILVRRDFFEIAEYARRKRLAIRLMTNGILINPRLADCIAALHPTGVELSLYGADAATHDAITQRPRSFELTLRAFRLLRERGVHTVMKTPLMRENVRQLPALRALAANVGATFYYDPTITAKDNGDTSPVKHRLTYDDLVSLLRAEINADDFALAPLRDDTQNPCAIGSSSLVIDPYGAVFPCLQTRIPAGNLRDQSLKEIWDGALVFRELGALTWSELPICRTCELNRLCTRCHGMAREANGDLHAPSTIHCRDALARRQVLVEKKILPLDFPIPAHLQDYLFDVARHADFS, via the coding sequence ATGGCGAAACAACATCGCCTTGTTGCCGTGCATTGGGAATTAACTTATCGGTGTAACGAGACCTGCGCGCACTGTTACCTCGAAGCATCCCCACCGCTTGGCGCAATACCAGGCGAATTGACGACTGTTCAAGCCAAGCAAGTCGTTGACCAAATTGCCGGGATCGGCGCGTTGCAAATGACCTTTTCCGGCGGCGAGATCTTGGTGCGACGCGATTTTTTCGAGATCGCCGAGTACGCGCGCCGCAAGCGTTTGGCAATTCGTCTGATGACGAACGGCATCCTGATCAATCCCCGGCTCGCCGATTGCATCGCGGCTTTGCATCCAACCGGCGTCGAACTCTCGTTATATGGCGCGGATGCCGCGACGCACGACGCGATCACGCAACGTCCGCGCTCGTTTGAACTGACCCTCCGCGCGTTTCGTCTTTTGCGCGAACGCGGTGTCCATACCGTGATGAAAACACCGCTGATGCGCGAAAACGTCCGGCAATTGCCTGCGCTGCGCGCGCTTGCGGCAAATGTGGGTGCGACGTTTTATTACGATCCAACTATCACAGCAAAAGATAACGGGGACACGAGTCCGGTAAAGCATCGGCTGACGTACGACGACCTGGTGTCGTTGCTACGCGCGGAAATCAACGCCGATGATTTTGCGCTTGCTCCGCTGCGGGATGATACGCAAAATCCTTGCGCGATCGGTTCGAGCAGTCTGGTCATTGATCCCTACGGCGCGGTTTTTCCGTGTCTCCAAACGCGCATTCCGGCTGGTAATTTGCGCGATCAATCTTTGAAAGAAATCTGGGATGGCGCGCTAGTCTTCCGGGAACTCGGCGCGCTGACCTGGTCGGAATTGCCAATTTGCCGGACATGCGAACTGAACCGACTTTGCACGCGTTGTCATGGCATGGCGCGTGAGGCAAACGGCGATCTTCATGCGCCGTCCACGATCCATTGTCGTGATGCTTTAGCGCGGCGTCAGGTATTGGTTGAGAAAAAAATCCTACCCTTGGATTTTCCAATTCCGGCGCATCTCCAAGATTATCTATTCGATGTCGCGCGTCATGCCGACTTTTCCTGA